The Streptomyces sp. NBC_00306 sequence TGCGCGAGCCGGAGAAGACCCTCGCCTATCTGCGGCAGACGGTCGTCAACCTCTCCCGCTCCGCGCTGCGCCGCCGCATCCTCGGACTCAAGCTGCTCTCCAAGCCGATGCCGGACATGGCGAGCGCCGAGGAAGGGGCGTACGACCAGCTGGAGCGCGACGCGCTGATCAAGGCGATGCGCGGACTCCAGCGCCGCCAGCGCGAGGTGCTCGTGCTGCGGTACTTCGCCGACATGACGGAAGCCCAGGTCGCCGAGACGCTGGGCATATCCCTCGGGTCGGTGAAGGCGTACGGTTCGCGCGGCATCGCCGCACTGCGCGTCGCCATGGAGGCGACGGCATGAGCGGGCACAGGAACAGATTTGAGCGGTACGGGCCGGACGGGCCGTTTGACGACCGGACTGGAAACGGAATTGTGAACAACGGGCCGGACAACGAGCTCGGCGGCCTCGGAGAGGCGCTGGGCGGCGACGAACAGGCCCTGCGCCGGCTGATGCAGGGCGCAGTGCAGGACCTCGAGCCTTCCGAGGGCACCCTCGACCATCTGCGCAAGGCGGTCCCCGCCCGACGTGCGCGCAAGCGGCAGGCCCTTGTCGGTGTGGCCGCCGCGGCCGTGCTGATGGGCACGGCGGTCCCCACCTTCGTGCACGTCGCGAGCTCGGGCAGCAGCGAGAGCGCGAACCCCGTCAACGCCGGACACGGCGAGCAGGCGCAGGGCGGTACCGGCGCCGAGACGGGTGATGACGAAGGCGAGAAGGGCACGGACCAGCCCACCGGCGGACCGGACGGCACGCCGTCCAGCGCGCCCGGCTCCAGCCCCGCGGTCGGGCCCCGGCCCGGCACGGGCACCGGGGACGGCGGCACGGGCGACACGGCGGTACCGCCGGGCGTCGACGCCTCCGACCTCCCGGTCTGTGACCCCGCCCAGCTCGGCGGCACCTCGACCGTGGGCGCCCCGGACGCCGAGGGCAAGGTCTACGGCACCTTCCGGGTCGCGAACGTCTCCACCACCGAGTGCATGATCAAGGGCCAGGGCAACGTCGGCT is a genomic window containing:
- a CDS encoding SigE family RNA polymerase sigma factor, which codes for MAEVLDIAGVVPVRGATVRPLRRPRPSGGMPVIAPMPAPRAGRITSQRESAEEAMAAGTTVDHLTETYRAHYRSLLGLAALLLDDTASCEDVVQEAFIRVHSARNRVREPEKTLAYLRQTVVNLSRSALRRRILGLKLLSKPMPDMASAEEGAYDQLERDALIKAMRGLQRRQREVLVLRYFADMTEAQVAETLGISLGSVKAYGSRGIAALRVAMEATA